From one Ignavibacteria bacterium genomic stretch:
- the bshC gene encoding bacillithiol biosynthesis cysteine-adding enzyme BshC encodes MFVNFSDLPGQQNLFLDYMYEFESVKDFYHKDFRDTEAFRSHFAEVAGKKRNHRTLLSSILHDQYENLTPSKKTLENIDLLSSDKTLAVVTGQQLGLYGGPLYTFYKIITAIKLCSFLKDKYEAYRFVPVFWLEGDDHDFDEVRSANLIGESNDVVNVVYNDGEPSEVNRGSMGKLTFNSSISQTNEEVNSILRDNDFKPRIMEKLKNYYKEGETFKSSFRKLLFDIFDEYGIIFFDPQDGRIKELLRPVFRQELENFSDHTKELVQISAELEEVYHAQVKVNPINLFYSDEDGRYLIEPADDDFRLKSKRKKILKHTIMEMLDSNPDKFSPNVLLRPICQDYILPTAFYVGGPGEISYFAQVIPLYKFYNVPQPVVYPRSSLTIVEKNIQKTIDKYSLRFNDFFNDKETLFENVIKSISDMEFESEFQACEREIQQSLDKLKGKLLSIDKTLNDAVSKVNERVDQSLKILKDKTNEAQKKKHESTIRQLNKASNVLFPNGNFQERELSFIYFAHKYGLDIIKWMFSELAINRFEHQITEL; translated from the coding sequence ATGTTCGTAAATTTCAGTGATCTTCCCGGTCAGCAGAACCTGTTTCTGGATTATATGTATGAATTTGAAAGCGTTAAGGATTTTTATCATAAGGATTTCCGGGATACTGAAGCATTCAGAAGCCATTTTGCTGAGGTTGCAGGCAAAAAAAGAAACCACCGCACCCTTCTTAGCAGCATATTACACGACCAGTATGAAAACCTGACTCCGTCTAAAAAGACTCTGGAAAACATAGATCTTCTTTCATCAGATAAAACACTGGCCGTAGTTACAGGACAACAGCTGGGGCTCTATGGAGGCCCTTTATATACATTCTATAAAATTATTACCGCAATTAAGCTTTGCTCATTCTTGAAGGATAAGTACGAGGCCTACCGCTTTGTGCCTGTATTCTGGCTTGAAGGAGACGACCACGATTTTGATGAGGTACGCTCGGCTAACCTGATTGGTGAAAGTAATGACGTAGTAAATGTGGTGTATAATGACGGAGAACCTTCAGAGGTGAACCGCGGAAGCATGGGGAAACTCACCTTCAACAGCAGCATCTCGCAGACAAACGAAGAGGTCAACAGCATACTGAGGGACAATGACTTTAAGCCCCGGATTATGGAGAAGCTGAAGAACTATTATAAGGAAGGTGAAACTTTCAAAAGCTCTTTCAGAAAACTCTTATTTGACATTTTTGATGAATACGGAATTATATTTTTTGACCCTCAGGACGGCAGGATCAAGGAGCTCTTAAGACCCGTATTCAGGCAGGAGCTTGAGAACTTCAGCGACCATACGAAAGAATTGGTCCAGATAAGTGCCGAGCTTGAAGAGGTTTACCATGCACAGGTTAAGGTAAACCCTATTAACCTGTTCTATAGTGACGAGGACGGCAGATACCTAATTGAACCCGCAGATGACGACTTCAGGCTGAAATCCAAGAGGAAGAAGATATTAAAGCACACAATAATGGAAATGCTGGACTCGAATCCCGATAAATTCAGCCCTAATGTTCTTCTGAGGCCCATCTGCCAGGATTACATACTCCCTACCGCTTTTTACGTTGGCGGCCCCGGAGAAATCTCTTACTTTGCACAGGTAATCCCGCTGTATAAATTTTATAACGTTCCGCAGCCCGTTGTTTATCCCAGGTCATCGCTCACAATAGTTGAAAAGAACATACAGAAAACTATAGACAAATACAGTCTCAGGTTCAACGATTTCTTTAATGACAAGGAAACTTTATTTGAGAATGTAATTAAATCAATTTCAGATATGGAATTTGAGTCTGAATTTCAGGCCTGTGAGCGTGAGATCCAGCAGTCGCTGGACAAGCTCAAAGGAAAGCTTCTTTCAATTGACAAAACATTAAATGATGCCGTATCTAAGGTTAACGAGAGGGTCGACCAGTCGCTTAAGATCCTGAAAGATAAGACAAACGAGGCGCAGAAGAAAAAGCATGAATCCACCATCCGGCAGCTTAACAAAGCCTCAAACGTTTTGTTTCCCAACGGAAATTTTCAGGAGCGTGAGTTGTCTTTTATCTATTTTGCACACAAATACGGTTTGGATATTATAAAGTGGATGTTCAGCGAACTGGCCATCAACAGGTTCGAGCACCAGATAACGGAACTTTAA
- the aroA gene encoding 3-phosphoshikimate 1-carboxyvinyltransferase: MDKSFQKVEKVKGVLKLPGDKSISHRSVIFSALAEGTSSIENLSDAEDVKSTISCFEQLGCSFKKSEGRLLVTGKGFKKFKEPEVLYAGNSGTTSRLLSGILVAQQFTSVITGDESLSSRPMKRIVDPLAEMGGLISTTPKFTLPIKISPSENLHAIEYNLPVASAQVKSAVMLAGLHLEEETTVVEFTPSRDHTEKLLSLRTEDTGTERRIFVSKKDYPWANEYFVPSDISTAAFFIVLALLSKESHLVIKNISLNKTRTGILEVLRAMGARIEEDNVKVTMGEQYGDLIVSYSDLHNIDIPKEIIPNVIDEIPVLSIAGLLADGNFRISDAHELRVKETDRISAICENMKVLGLDVTENEDGFEIAGRIKNQNPTFKSYGDHRIAMAFGVLSSLLDSGGKVIDFDCVGISNPDFLNQLKSITK, from the coding sequence ATGGATAAAAGCTTCCAGAAAGTTGAAAAGGTTAAAGGTGTTCTAAAGCTCCCGGGCGATAAGTCTATCTCACACAGGTCTGTAATATTCTCAGCCTTGGCCGAAGGGACCTCATCAATTGAAAACCTCTCAGACGCCGAGGACGTAAAGTCCACAATAAGCTGTTTTGAACAGCTGGGCTGCTCATTTAAGAAGTCCGAAGGCAGGCTATTGGTTACGGGAAAGGGATTTAAGAAATTCAAAGAGCCTGAAGTTTTATATGCCGGGAATTCAGGCACCACTTCGCGCCTTTTGAGCGGTATTCTAGTTGCACAGCAATTTACTTCTGTTATTACGGGCGATGAATCGCTTTCATCGCGCCCGATGAAAAGGATTGTTGACCCTCTGGCAGAAATGGGGGGATTGATTTCAACAACCCCGAAGTTTACACTTCCAATTAAAATTTCGCCTTCAGAAAACCTTCATGCAATTGAATATAATCTTCCTGTTGCCAGCGCACAGGTAAAAAGCGCCGTTATGTTGGCAGGGCTTCACCTGGAAGAAGAAACAACCGTTGTGGAATTTACGCCGTCAAGGGACCACACCGAAAAGCTCCTTTCACTTAGGACAGAAGACACTGGTACGGAAAGACGGATCTTTGTTTCAAAAAAAGATTACCCTTGGGCAAATGAATATTTTGTTCCTTCGGATATTTCAACTGCAGCGTTCTTCATTGTGCTGGCATTATTATCCAAAGAATCTCATCTTGTTATAAAAAATATCAGCCTTAACAAAACAAGAACAGGTATACTTGAAGTTTTAAGAGCTATGGGAGCCAGGATTGAGGAGGATAATGTTAAGGTTACGATGGGTGAACAATACGGCGATCTTATCGTCTCCTATAGTGACCTACATAACATAGATATTCCCAAAGAGATTATACCTAATGTAATTGATGAGATTCCGGTATTAAGTATTGCAGGCCTTCTTGCAGATGGTAATTTCAGGATCTCAGATGCACACGAGCTAAGGGTAAAGGAAACGGACAGGATCAGTGCAATATGTGAAAACATGAAAGTGCTTGGCCTGGATGTAACTGAAAATGAGGACGGCTTTGAAATTGCAGGCCGGATAAAAAATCAGAATCCCACGTTCAAAAGCTACGGCGACCACCGCATTGCTATGGCCTTCGGGGTGCTTTCATCACTGCTTGATAGCGGCGGGAAGGTAATTGATTTTGATTGCGTAGGTATCTCTAACCCCGATTTTTTAAATCAGCTTAAGTCCATAACAAAATGA
- the deoC gene encoding deoxyribose-phosphate aldolase — protein MDSSTIDKVVSQVFIEKALRDFYCVGNTCAGWEKNVIDQPTAVKSIIKQGAERIAAGPGVGGGISDKNLARMIDHTLLKPEATTDEVKKLCQEAREYSFASVCVNPSFVPLCKELLKGTSVKVCTVIGFPLGATTTETKRFEAEQALQSGAQEIDMVLNVGRLKQGDNEYVFNDINQVVLEAKKYNAVCKVILETALLSDEEKVRACLICKSAKADFVKTSTGFSKGGATVGDVALMRYVVGTAIGVKASGGIRTLEDAEAMIQSGADRIGASASVKIVTGEKSTKDGY, from the coding sequence ATGGATTCATCAACAATAGATAAAGTTGTTTCACAGGTTTTTATTGAGAAAGCGCTAAGAGATTTTTATTGTGTGGGAAACACGTGTGCCGGCTGGGAAAAGAACGTAATTGACCAGCCGACGGCAGTTAAAAGCATTATCAAGCAGGGAGCTGAAAGAATTGCAGCGGGCCCGGGAGTAGGCGGCGGGATAAGCGACAAGAACCTTGCCCGCATGATCGATCATACTCTTCTGAAGCCTGAGGCCACAACCGACGAGGTAAAGAAACTGTGCCAGGAGGCAAGGGAATATTCATTTGCCTCTGTGTGCGTTAACCCTTCGTTTGTTCCTCTTTGCAAAGAGCTCTTAAAAGGAACGAGCGTCAAGGTATGCACAGTAATTGGCTTTCCTCTGGGAGCAACAACTACAGAAACAAAAAGATTTGAAGCCGAGCAGGCGCTTCAAAGCGGGGCGCAGGAAATTGACATGGTGCTGAACGTCGGACGCCTGAAGCAGGGTGATAACGAGTACGTCTTTAACGATATTAACCAGGTAGTGCTGGAGGCAAAAAAATATAATGCCGTATGCAAGGTGATCCTTGAAACAGCTCTTCTGAGCGATGAGGAAAAGGTAAGAGCCTGCTTAATCTGCAAGAGCGCCAAAGCCGATTTTGTAAAGACTTCAACCGGCTTCAGCAAGGGCGGCGCAACCGTGGGCGATGTAGCCCTTATGCGCTACGTTGTAGGTACTGCCATTGGCGTTAAGGCCTCAGGCGGCATACGCACGCTTGAAGATGCAGAGGCGATGATTCAAAGCGGCGCAGACAGAATAGGCGCAAGCGCCAGCGTTAAGATTGTTACAGGTGAAAAATCCACGAAAGACGGGTACTGA
- a CDS encoding site-specific DNA-methyltransferase: protein MEKMTLPRLDRDEELCRMLLPYCRIKPGEVWCDPKGRHKIGCLDALDIEALKLFMESEKAVMAIHDPPYNMVAFGEMTSGEFVSWSKNWVDNTDLFLQDNSSLYIWLGADQKNHFQPFGEFIIMMKDTNFESRSFISMRNQRGYGTQKNWMAVRQELLYYIKGDPYFNVKAVYTGIPKVVRGYYKKVNGRVTENMERSKSSFTRAGNIWIDIQQVFYRMEENVSGCYAQKPLKAIERIIHSGSRKSDLIIDFFSHSGTTLLASERAERRCSTIDINPVFCEITLRRLERYRTLGKTGWQNSNPFAAEIIGNKIILDYLKSRYSQEGALR from the coding sequence ATGGAAAAGATGACTCTGCCCAGGCTGGACAGGGATGAGGAACTCTGCCGGATGCTTCTGCCTTACTGCAGGATAAAACCGGGTGAAGTGTGGTGCGATCCTAAAGGAAGGCATAAAATAGGCTGCCTCGATGCCTTAGACATTGAGGCACTTAAGCTTTTTATGGAAAGTGAAAAGGCGGTAATGGCAATCCATGATCCGCCTTATAACATGGTTGCATTCGGGGAGATGACCTCCGGGGAATTTGTAAGCTGGTCAAAAAACTGGGTCGATAACACGGACCTCTTTCTGCAGGACAACTCTTCGCTCTATATCTGGCTTGGAGCCGATCAGAAAAACCATTTCCAGCCCTTCGGTGAATTCATCATAATGATGAAAGATACAAATTTTGAAAGCCGGAGCTTTATAAGCATGCGCAATCAGAGAGGCTACGGCACACAGAAGAACTGGATGGCCGTAAGGCAGGAACTGCTTTACTACATAAAAGGTGATCCGTATTTCAACGTAAAAGCCGTTTACACGGGCATCCCGAAGGTTGTAAGGGGATACTACAAGAAGGTAAACGGACGCGTGACAGAAAACATGGAAAGAAGCAAGTCCAGCTTCACGCGTGCCGGGAACATCTGGATCGACATACAGCAGGTTTTCTACAGGATGGAGGAGAATGTAAGTGGCTGCTACGCACAGAAGCCGCTCAAGGCAATTGAAAGAATCATTCATTCCGGAAGCCGCAAAAGTGACCTAATAATTGACTTCTTTTCACATTCAGGCACAACACTTCTGGCCTCGGAAAGAGCCGAAAGGCGTTGCTCGACAATTGATATCAACCCCGTCTTCTGCGAAATTACGCTCCGCCGCCTGGAAAGGTACAGGACCTTAGGTAAAACCGGGTGGCAGAATTCCAATCCCTTTGCCGCTGAGATAATAGGAAACAAAATTATTCTGGATTACCTGAAGAGCCGTTACTCACAGGAGGGGGCGCTTAGGTAG
- the folD gene encoding bifunctional methylenetetrahydrofolate dehydrogenase/methenyltetrahydrofolate cyclohydrolase FolD: protein MNLIDGKKVASEIKEELKKDVSRLKEEGRRVPGLVTILVGDSPASQSYVKSKVKSSGEVGMVSKLEKLDESTSEDALLEMIDSYNRNNDFDGILVQLPLPGHINEDKVINAILPEKDVDGFHPINVGRLVIGQDTLYPCTPAGVQELLKYYKIETKGKHVVVVGRSNIVGKPVSNIMLQKKPYANAIVTVCHSAAKDLTQYTKSADILIAAIGKANFITAEMVKNGVVVVDVGINRVPDDSPKGYRIVGDVDFESVAPKSSYITPVPGGVGAMTIAMLLKNTYKAYLMRNKS, encoded by the coding sequence ATGAACTTAATTGACGGAAAGAAAGTAGCTTCCGAGATCAAGGAAGAGCTTAAAAAAGATGTTTCCCGCCTTAAAGAAGAAGGCCGGAGGGTTCCGGGACTCGTGACTATTCTTGTGGGCGATAGCCCGGCTTCACAGAGCTATGTAAAAAGCAAGGTCAAGTCCTCTGGTGAGGTTGGTATGGTCTCAAAGCTTGAGAAGCTGGACGAATCAACTTCAGAAGACGCGCTCCTTGAAATGATTGATTCCTACAACAGGAACAACGACTTTGACGGAATACTGGTGCAGCTTCCTTTGCCCGGGCACATCAATGAGGATAAGGTCATAAATGCAATATTGCCTGAAAAGGACGTGGACGGGTTTCACCCAATAAACGTCGGCAGGCTGGTAATAGGACAGGACACACTCTATCCCTGCACACCGGCAGGCGTTCAGGAACTGCTTAAATACTACAAGATTGAAACCAAAGGCAAGCACGTCGTTGTTGTGGGGCGCAGCAACATTGTTGGAAAGCCGGTTTCAAACATTATGCTGCAGAAAAAGCCGTATGCAAATGCCATTGTAACTGTATGCCACTCGGCGGCAAAAGACCTCACGCAGTACACAAAATCGGCCGACATTTTAATTGCTGCAATCGGAAAGGCTAATTTCATTACTGCCGAAATGGTAAAAAACGGTGTGGTTGTTGTTGACGTCGGAATTAACAGGGTCCCTGACGACAGCCCCAAGGGCTACAGGATTGTGGGAGACGTGGACTTTGAAAGTGTGGCTCCAAAGTCATCTTATATAACTCCCGTTCCCGGAGGCGTTGGCGCAATGACAATTGCAATGCTTCTAAAGAACACTTACAAGGCATATTTAATGAGGAACAAGAGTTAA
- a CDS encoding RNA methyltransferase has translation MENIHDPHNVSAILRTCDAVGIAKVSLVYNVEKFPKLNRTSSASAIKWVERERYRDVKECFDNLHNEGFKIYASSLAEHSISLYDIDFTQKAAVVLGNEHRGISEEAAQSADGLFFIPMHGMVQSLNVSVANAVILYEAQRQRLISGMYDKPELNEEEIDKFIDEWCKK, from the coding sequence ATGGAAAATATTCACGACCCGCACAACGTTAGCGCAATTTTACGCACCTGTGATGCCGTTGGAATAGCAAAGGTATCACTGGTTTACAATGTTGAGAAATTTCCTAAACTAAACCGCACTAGTTCTGCCAGCGCGATTAAGTGGGTGGAAAGAGAGAGGTACCGCGATGTAAAGGAATGCTTCGATAACCTGCATAATGAGGGCTTTAAGATTTATGCAAGTTCACTTGCGGAGCATTCAATAAGCCTCTACGACATAGATTTTACGCAAAAAGCTGCTGTTGTGCTTGGAAACGAGCACAGGGGCATTTCAGAGGAAGCCGCCCAGAGCGCCGACGGCCTTTTCTTTATACCGATGCACGGAATGGTGCAGAGCCTGAATGTTTCGGTCGCCAATGCCGTAATACTCTATGAGGCTCAAAGGCAGAGGCTCATAAGCGGGATGTACGACAAGCCTGAACTAAATGAAGAGGAAATTGACAAATTTATTGACGAGTGGTGTAAAAAGTAA
- a CDS encoding TIGR00282 family metallophosphoesterase, with protein MNILFIGDIIGKPGMDMVRTWLPGLEKKYKADFIIINGENASDGKGCTDKEGKALFEMGAGVITGGNHTWDKHQSQDYLKTEERYIRPQNYPRGTFGRGYYIADTPKGKIGVLNLQGRAFMATIDCPFRTADWAIEKIKQETKVIIVDFHAEATAEKIALANYIDGKISGFVGTHTHIQTSDERILPKGTGYITDVGMTGPYDSVIGMKTEAAINRFLYQTPQKYQTAENDLHLCGLFLKIDSETGKTVEISRIMLPEFVKQSE; from the coding sequence ATTAACATACTTTTTATCGGCGACATCATTGGAAAGCCGGGCATGGATATGGTAAGAACATGGCTGCCCGGACTGGAAAAAAAATACAAAGCTGATTTTATTATTATAAACGGAGAGAATGCATCCGACGGAAAAGGATGCACGGATAAAGAGGGGAAAGCGCTTTTTGAGATGGGTGCCGGCGTAATTACCGGGGGCAACCATACCTGGGATAAACACCAGTCGCAGGACTATCTTAAGACAGAGGAGCGTTACATCCGTCCCCAGAATTATCCCAGAGGGACTTTTGGACGCGGGTACTATATTGCAGACACCCCAAAGGGGAAAATTGGGGTGCTTAATCTGCAGGGACGTGCATTTATGGCTACTATCGACTGCCCGTTCAGAACGGCCGACTGGGCAATTGAGAAAATAAAGCAGGAGACGAAAGTAATTATCGTGGATTTTCACGCCGAGGCAACGGCAGAGAAAATTGCACTGGCAAACTATATTGACGGGAAGATAAGCGGATTTGTTGGGACTCACACGCACATACAGACCTCCGATGAACGCATTCTGCCCAAGGGAACAGGCTATATCACCGACGTCGGGATGACGGGGCCTTATGACTCTGTAATCGGCATGAAAACCGAAGCCGCAATAAACCGCTTCCTCTATCAGACGCCGCAGAAATACCAGACCGCGGAAAATGACCTCCATCTCTGCGGACTTTTTCTGAAGATTGATTCAGAAACGGGAAAAACAGTTGAAATAAGCAGGATTATGCTGCCGGAGTTCGTAAAACAGTCTGAATAA